The Larus michahellis chromosome 9, bLarMic1.1, whole genome shotgun sequence genome contains the following window.
ATTATCCACTTGCTCTTTCAGGTTAAGTGAATGATATCCTCTATTTTTCTTTACACATGGATCAGAAGACATTTTGTACTGGGAACACTGTGACTTCAAACTCTAGGCAAAACTGAACTTTGTGTGGAATATCCCCACCACCCTCCAAATCACAAGCAATATGTTGTTTAAGAATGAGATGCTGAACATGTAGAACAATCCATCTCCATGTTAGATGGCTGGATGTTGTGTGGAAGATCTTAAGAACTGCTTGTTCCATTCATGAGGAAAATCAGATGGGAAGTGTGGCATTTCAGGGAAACTTTACTTTGAAAATTACAACACTAGTACACAGCTCAAGTTTTATACATTTAACATCTGCTTTTTGAGAGAAATGTTAACAATTTTATAATGAAATTAAACATTGGTTTAACTTTTCCTCACAAAACCATAAAAGTCATGGAGGGGAAAACTTAACAGGCAacaataaaaaaaggtaaaaacaacTTTTCCTTTTAGTAGTCCTCTGGTAGTAAAGATAGAACAGCTTccactttgctgctttttttgtttgttttgagaagtAATCTGTCTTGGTCCAAAAGTTTAAGAGTGTTTTTAGTATCTGCTTCTGCCTCCACCTCTATCGGATCTGCTTccaccacggccaccacctcTGGGTGCTCCGCGGCTTGAACTACTGTAAGAATCACGAGGAGGTGGATAGCCCCTTTCCATGGATGGGGGAAGACCCCTGTCTTGTCTTCCAACACGATCACGGCCACTTGAGTAGACATCACTTCTGCTGCTTGAGTAACTTTCTCGGCTTCCATATCCATCTCGTGTGCTGCCGTAATCATCATATCGACTGCTTCCACCATAAGATGGCGGGGGCCCTCGTGCAGGTGGAGCACTACGTGAGTTACCTGCAGGGTCAATGGTCAGGTAATATGGCAACACCATAAGTTATATATAACAATTTCAATCTGAATTTACAGAATTGCTGTATTTAAATGTTTACTGCTACTCTTTTGTATGTATCGGGGTGTTCTTACAATAATCTGCCACGTTAATGGTATTTAAAGTGGGGATTGCATATCAGGCAGTGAGTGGATTTAAAGACTCTGAAGGAATGAAGACGGTGTTTATTCAGGCAGGCTCTTTACTGGGTATTCCAGAACAGCTTGTTATTTTAGAGAAGAAACTCAGCCATATTTTCCAGAGACAGTTGCAATTCTGAACTGTAGACTTTGCTTCTTTAGCTTATAGCTTATTTAACAAGATGATCAAACAATAACCAACAATTGCACTTTcactgtgtgtgtgggggaaagtGTGCCACTTCCCCCTAAAACATGACAGCCTAGTCAGTTAGTTTTATGACACAGATCACTACATAATCCTCAAAATGAATTCTTACCATAACTCTCATATGAATCTCTGTAGGAGCCTCCACTTGGATGATCTGAGTAGTCCCTGTCACGTCCACCACCGTATCCATCACGATCGCTATAGGAGGAAAGACTACTAAGACTTAGTACAAATCAGTAAGATCACAGCAAGAATAaaatgaaagggagaaaaatccaaCAGTAGGTACCTATATCCCCTAGAGGGGTATTCATCACGTGAACTGGAATGACCATAATCACGATATGCGTAGTCTCGTGGAGGTGGCGCATAGTCCCGTGTATCCCTGGAACTGGGATAATCTCTGCTTGAGTAACTACAAAAACAAGAATTGAGATGTTAGCTCTAAGTTACATCTCAAAAGGTCAGGATCAAAAGTCAATTAAATTAGTAAAAGAACTTACCCGTCTTTAGTGCTATAGCCATCATCTCTCGGAGACATATAGACATCTCTTCGTGACGGCATT
Protein-coding sequences here:
- the RBMX gene encoding RNA-binding motif protein, X chromosome isoform X2, producing MGVEVICRIKMVEADRPGKLFIGGLNTETNEKALEAVFGKYGRIVEVLLMKDRETNKSRGFAFVTFESPADAKDAARDMNGKSLDGKAIKVEQATKPSFESGGRRGPPPPPRSRGPPRGLRGGRGGSGARGPPSRGSHLGSSRGPLPMKRGPPPRSGGPPPKRSAPSGPVRSSSMGGRAPVSRGRDSYGGPPRREPMPSRRDVYMSPRDDGYSTKDGYSSRDYPSSRDTRDYAPPPRDYAYRDYGHSSSRDEYPSRGYSDRDGYGGGRDRDYSDHPSGGSYRDSYESYGNSRSAPPARGPPPSYGGSSRYDDYGSTRDGYGSRESYSSSRSDVYSSGRDRVGRQDRGLPPSMERGYPPPRDSYSSSSRGAPRGGGRGGSRSDRGGGRSRY
- the RBMX gene encoding RNA-binding motif protein, X chromosome isoform X4 yields the protein MVEADRPGKLFIGGLNTETNEKALEAVFGKYGRIVEVLLMKDRETNKSRGFAFVTFESPADAKDAARDMNGKSLDGKAIKVEQATKPSFESGGRRGPPPPPRSRGPPRGLRGGRGGSGARGPPSRGSHLGSSRGPLPMKRGPPPRSGGPPPKRSAPSGPVRSSSMGGRAPVSRGRDSYGGPPRREPMPSRRDVYMSPRDDGYSTKDGYSSRDYPSSRDTRDYAPPPRDYAYRDYGHSSSRDEYPSRGYSDRDGYGGGRDRDYSDHPSGGSYRDSYESYGNSRSAPPARGPPPSYGGSSRYDDYGSTRDGYGSRESYSSSRSDVYSSGRDRVGRQDRGLPPSMERGYPPPRDSYSSSSRGAPRGGGRGGSRSDRGGGRSRY
- the RBMX gene encoding RNA-binding motif protein, X chromosome isoform X3 is translated as MVEADRPGKLFIGGLNTETNEKALEAVFGKYGRIVEVLLMKDRETNKSRGFAFVTFESPADAKDAARDMNGKSLDGKAIKVEQATKPSFESGGRRGPPPPPRSRGPPRGLRGGRGGSGARGPPSRGSHLGSSRGPLPMKRGPPPRSGGPPPKRSAPSGPVRSSSMGGRAPVSRGRDSYGGPPRREPMPSRRDVYMSPRDDGYSTKDGYSSRDYPSSRDTRDYAPPPRDYAYRDYGHSSSRDEYPSRGYSLSSYSDRDGYGGGRDRDYSDHPSGGSYRDSYESYGNSRSAPPARGPPPSYGGSSRYDDYGSTRDGYGSRESYSSSRSDVYSSGRDRVGRQDRGLPPSMERGYPPPRDSYSSSSRGAPRGGGRGGSRSDRGGGRSRY
- the RBMX gene encoding RNA-binding motif protein, X chromosome isoform X1, translated to MGVEVICRIKMVEADRPGKLFIGGLNTETNEKALEAVFGKYGRIVEVLLMKDRETNKSRGFAFVTFESPADAKDAARDMNGKSLDGKAIKVEQATKPSFESGGRRGPPPPPRSRGPPRGLRGGRGGSGARGPPSRGSHLGSSRGPLPMKRGPPPRSGGPPPKRSAPSGPVRSSSMGGRAPVSRGRDSYGGPPRREPMPSRRDVYMSPRDDGYSTKDGYSSRDYPSSRDTRDYAPPPRDYAYRDYGHSSSRDEYPSRGYSLSSYSDRDGYGGGRDRDYSDHPSGGSYRDSYESYGNSRSAPPARGPPPSYGGSSRYDDYGSTRDGYGSRESYSSSRSDVYSSGRDRVGRQDRGLPPSMERGYPPPRDSYSSSSRGAPRGGGRGGSRSDRGGGRSRY